The following DNA comes from Chloroflexota bacterium.
CAAAACACTCAATAGGCAGTTTAAAGTCATCTTGCCTAGGCCTCTTATCCTGTGATTCACCAATTTCCCATCCCCGTCCTTCTTTAATCTTGATAATATCCTCTCAATAGAGTTTCCCTATTACAGCGAAATTCTTGGATTCTTATGGTTGATTGTATTGGCGAAAAAAGGTCCGCCAATTATTACTCTTGATGCCTAGGCGTGAAGTTCTCAATGAAAAAAGGAACCTTTTTCTCCCTAAGGTAACAAAACGCTAAAATGTGCAATAGGTCACAATTCAGACAATCGTGCAATCCCCGGTTCCTGCGCTTTTTTGAAATAAGACTTGAACGAAGTATCCCGGCGGCTTAGAATGACATTGGTGCCCGCCTCGCTTAGCTTTCGATGCCTTGATGAAGTGAATAAAAAGGAGTATGTCAAATGCGACTAAAAGACAAAGTGGCCATCATAACTGGTGGCGCAAGTGGTATAGGGCGGGAAACCTGCAGACTCTTCGCTAGGGAAGGAGCAAAAATCATGGTTGCCGACCTACTAATTGAAGAGGCCAACAAAGTGGCCGATGAGCTCAAAGCCCAAGGGCATCAAGCGATAGCCATGAAGGTAGATGTAACCCGTCTTGGCGAAGCTAACCGGCTAGCTAAATTTACCCTGGATAAGTTTGCCCAAATAGATATACTGGCCAATATCGCCGGGGGGTCAGCCGGACCGGTTATTAAGACAAAGCACAGCCTCTTCGCTGAGTCAACCAAAGAGCGCTGGGACGATATGATTAATCTCAATCTCTACGGGACATTCAATTGCACTCGGGCAGTAATCAACCACATGATAGAAAGACGCAACGGTAAGATTATAAATTTCGCCTCTACTGCCGGGATGATTGGTATGCAAAAGGCAGCTGAATATTCGGCGGCCAAGGGCGGTATCATCGCCTTTACCAAGGCGCTGGCCAAAGAGGTAGGACGCTATGGTATAAATGTTAACTGTATTTCCCCGGGCGTCATTGGTAGCCCCCGTGTTCAACAAATGCCTAAAGAAATGGTTCAGCTATGGCAAGAAGGAATCCCCATTGGCAGGTTGGGTAAACCTGAGGAAGTAGCTAGTGTGGTATTATTTTTAGCTTCAGATGAAGCCAGCTATATAACTGGTGAGAACATTACAGTAGCCGGGGGTCTACCTCTGGGGCCAAA
Coding sequences within:
- a CDS encoding glucose 1-dehydrogenase; its protein translation is MRLKDKVAIITGGASGIGRETCRLFAREGAKIMVADLLIEEANKVADELKAQGHQAIAMKVDVTRLGEANRLAKFTLDKFAQIDILANIAGGSAGPVIKTKHSLFAESTKERWDDMINLNLYGTFNCTRAVINHMIERRNGKIINFASTAGMIGMQKAAEYSAAKGGIIAFTKALAKEVGRYGINVNCISPGVIGSPRVQQMPKEMVQLWQEGIPIGRLGKPEEVASVVLFLASDEASYITGENITVAGGLPLGPKGY